GCACATTGCAAGGATGGAAAGATTTCTGAAGCACTAGATATCGTTGACACAATGAAAAAGCAAGACATTGAGCCTAATGTTGTCACATATAATATATTGGTTGATGTGCATTGCAAGGAAGGGAAGGTTTCTAAAGCTGAAGATATTGTAGACACAATGATAAAGCATAGCATTGAGCCTAATGTTGTTACCTATGGTGCATTAATAAACGGTCATTGCTTGCAAAACAGGATGGATAAAGCTAGAAAAGTATTTCAGTCGATGATTAAGAAGGGTTGTGCACCTGATATATCTAGTTACAACATCATGATCAATGGATATTGCAAAGCTAAAAGGATAGACAAAGCAATGGAACTCTTTCACGAAATATCCCAAAAAGGACCAACTGCGGATACTGTCACATACAACACTCTTATGCAAGGTATGTGTCAACTAGGGAGAATTTCATCTGCATGTGAACTTTTGAGGAAGATGATTGCTTTTGGACAAGTTCCAAATGTAGTGACCTGTTCAATTTTTTTGAATGGTTTATGCAAAAGTAATAAACTCGAAGAGGCTTTGGAACTTTTTCAAGCAATGCGGAACAGCAAGTTGGAACTTGATATTGTCTCTTATAATATCCTAATTGATGGCTTGTGCAAAGCTGGGCATATTGAAGTTGGAAAggaattatttcataaaatctcaCTCAATGGTTTAAAGCCTGATGTTTACACATATTCTATAATGATTAATGGATTTTGTAAAGAGGGATTGCAGGATGAAGCATACCAGTTGTTTAGGAGCATGGGAGATAATAATTGTTTGCCTGATAGCTGCTGTTATAATGTAATGATCCAGGGGTTTCTTCAAAACAACTATACTTCAAAGGCAACACAAGTTCTTAAGGAAATGGTCCGTAAGGGCTTTTCTGCAGATATACACACCGCCGCTTTATTTTTAGAGCTGATCTTACGATTTGATAAATCAATCTTGATCTGAAATGTTCGCTTAGATAGTGTAAAGATCGTCACTTGGGAATCTGAATCAATTTGTTCATAGCCAATTGTATTGATAAGTTAAAAAGTTATGGAAACTACAATGAGTGTTAAGTTCTATTTTCAGTTTAGTTGATGTACTTTAAACATTAAGgctgaaataaataaatgttataCACCATGTTTCACTTTTCACCAGTGATCTTTTTGAGTAGATTTTCTTCTCAAACCTCTCAAGTAAATGAGAATCTTGCTCATGGTAACCTTGGAAACCTAAAAATTGGGGGAAATGTTGTGGAAACTACTCTGTCTGCTGCTGTAATCTGTACCATCACTTTTCTTCATTGGGATGGCTATTACCTGCTACTTGGAGCCTGTATTCAGCACCAATGAGAATATTGTGGGCAAATCCTCAACACTTCAACACTTTGCTGAAAAAGTTCCAAAAAAGCTCAACACTTCACCTTCCAAAAGTTGGAGCAGTTGGCTGGTCTCAATTGGTAACTCCAGGAGGTGcctctttgattctttgttttcttAAAATGCTTCTGCTTTGGTTGTTTAGTTTAGGAGTATTTTAAGAAAGGTTTACTTCTAATGTCTAGTGAGGTTTTGTGAAAATAGGTACCATTAACTTGTTTGGTACTACATTTATGCAGGTTAATCTCATTTGCTGCCAAAGTCTGCCGAGAATGTTACATGTGCTATTATgagccaaaaaataaaaaatgaaaaaagctATTGACCAGTTTTTTTCCAAAAATGTTGGTAAATAGTCAGCCTTCATATACAATATTCATGATTAGTCCTCATCTTGTTACTTCAGATCTTATGTTTCAAAATTCTTGTAGGATGATTTAAAGAGCCATTTCCAAGATCTTTCCGCAGCAGAATCGTTTGAAGCCTGCTTTTGGACCTAAATATTCAGGTAGGTTGCAATTTTCTTGAAAATAATGCATTGGACTTTAGTTTTTCGAGTGACATGATAAAATTGATCTTATTCAGACACATTCACAAATCACAATTATATAGTTATGTATTCTTTATAACTTGAAGATATACTTTCTTTCCAGTAAGTTGCTGCTTTTAAGAATTTGTATTAACAGTTTCTCATAGTGTGGAATAAGGAGATTTAGGGAAATGAAAGATATGCTGTTTTAAACTGTATAAGTTTGTCAATTAAAATTTGCAGGACAGTTCCACGTGGAATTGACCTGATGCTGTTTTCATACCTCCTGGCTTCAATTTTTCAACTGACCCCTCCCAACAACAACAATAGGCAATTAAACGAGTCAGTAATGAAATCTTtgctattatataatttttatgcttGCAACCATGTTTATATCGATATTAATGAAACCATGAAGTACAGAAATCTAATGTTCATTACAACTTGTCGGTAATGAGATCTTTGGCTCGTTTTTCAATAGGCAACCAAATGAGTTGGTAATGAGATTGTTTATGTCAACGTTCTGGGATGAACTTACATGTCATGCAATGTAGTATAGATAATGAAATGTTGAGTTAAATAGGTTTAAAAGTTCATCCATTCATACGACAGCTTCTCGGTAATTAAACATTTGGCTAGTTTAGATTCATTCATTCCTCTTGGTTTCGATGTTTCAACCGATCCCACCCAAAacactttcttttttctttctcatctctcattttttgtttttatgaaaatcaataaaattttccctTAGTGCTGTTTAACTCCATATCTAGGGGATTGAAATTGTGTAACCAGAGGTGGTGGggttcataaaaataattaatagatAAAAGTCATGATTAAGGGTTTGATTTGCTTCTGATGTGCCACCGCAGATATAATTTCTCTTAGTGCGTCATGCCAAGGTTGGCTGGAATCAGGATCGGGTTTTAAGATGCTAGGTGGTGAAGTCTTGTGAGCCAACCAAGAACAATGGTTCATGCTCTGAAGTCGATGCCTGAAGAAAGAAATTCCAAGAGACCAGACACCCGGTATACCGTGGAGTTTGCTGGAGGAATCCCCGGAAGTGGGTTTCTGAAGTGAGGGAGCCTAATAATAAGTCAAGGATTTGGCTTGGAACTTTCCCGACGGAGGAGATGGTAGTGCTTGCTCACCACGTAGCAACTACAGCACTGAGAGGGAGGTCAGCTTGTTCAAACTTCGTGGACTCAGCTTGGAATCTTCCGGTACCAGCTTTTTCCAACCCAAAGGATATTCAAAAGACGACGGCGAAGGTGGCGGAGAGTTTCATAACGGCTAAGCAGTTGAATGGGAATTGTAGAAACGATACAAAGAGAAGTGAAAATATAGATATGGAGAAAGGGTTTTATTTGGATGAAGAAGTGTTGTTTGGGACACAAAGATTTTGGGCAAATATCGCCGCCGGTATGATGATGTCACCTCGTTCCGGCCATCACGgtaaatgggtagaaaaataagCCGATGATTATGTACCTATGTGGAGTTATTCTATTTAAAGGTAATATTTTGTCATTCATAGGAATTTTTACTTCATAGATAGGATTGCCTTTGATGTTTTGTCCGGTATATGAATCttcagacaaaaaaaaaaaaaacacacacacacacaaagcaagagaagagaagaaaagaaaataaagtgttTTGAGTTAATTATAGAGAAATAAAGTGTTTTGAGTTAATTATAGAAAAGAATGTTATGCCTCAATTACCCCAATAATTTAATATTAGATTAATAAAACTTTTAAcggtaataattaatttaaataattatcataattagattaattaaattaaaagaattagagtgattaaaataaatcaaattttatactAGATTGATTATAAATGTAGTTTACTCATTAATCTATTtggcaaattttgaaaattatagaaatattgaaaaaaaataaaaaagactaTGTGAAGGAAATTTAGTAAAGAAATGTAATTTGTAAAACGGAAGATGAAGAATGTAAAAATTAGTGAAGTGAATTATATTGGAAAGaggtaacataaaataaaattttacaaaaattataaaagaaaattttaaaacatataattggtatacattattttcaattttaaataagtttatgtttataaaaattatttaaaacatataaaaatatttaaaatttgtattAAATTTAGTACTTTATTTAAatgcaaatttgaaatttttatttaatttttaaaaggattaaatatattttaattaatacacaTAACCAATAAATAAATTTCCTAAACTAggttgattttattaaaaatataaaaaatgataataatattacTTATTAAATAGGGTAAATTACATTGTAGATTACCCAATAATGCTTAGATGTTTTTTTGGTCACCTaacttttaaaattcaaaatgctCACATAACTAATCAGATTTGTTCTTTTTGGTCCGTGGCAGTCCAAAAATggtataacaacaaatttaaacCTGAACATTTACGTATTGTGTCAATTTAGTCATATTTTTTAACTCCCAACATTACAAATTATCTCAAATTGATCCtaaatcttaaaaatatataaaaatacaattttttcaaaaatataataaactttaatatatataattacattgtattttatttaaaataatgaattaatcttAAAAGATACATATAAAAGACAAACCTTACTtagcatttaaaataaattatatgatttgagtgtattttagttttttatttaaaattatgaatttgattGGATTCGAATCCATGCTAATTGggttaacaaaattttaaatttaccattcaaccaaaattttatattgacatttttattattttaatatcatacatatttcatatgttatcatgattaattaattttaattttcaaaccatacatttcattatttattgtaggTTATTTCTTAAACACACATTTATGTTCTAAATATCTGGTTTCCACACATGCATACACATGTTAAAAGATTCTAGTGTTAATTAAGCCTTATGTGATAGAATTAAAATTGAGACATGTGTAACTATTTTGGTTAAAATTATGTTTGAATTAATAGAAAATTTATACAATGGTAAAATAGagttcaataatttttttatacaaaAGTCTATTTCTATTGCCACatcaaaatttctatttaataactATTTTGAGATTCGACGCGACCAGATACGTACCGGACACAACTCGATGCGTGTCAAAAAAGGGACACTGTTGAACTTTCTTTAGGCCTAAatcaaaaacgaaaaaaaaaatcatatacaaGAATATAACTTTAGAAAATAGATAAAGAGAAGAACTTTAACATTTAACCGTGATAATTTATGGGATTTTTAACATGTTTCTTTGGAGTTAATTTGCTTATATGAAGATGCTGATGCTAGAGATTTTGTAGATGAATGTTTTGCAGGGAAGAAATACAAAGGCAAAGGTAAAGGCAATAAATGAGGAGGGAAAAAAGGGGTAAATGGGGAAGAAAATAAATGGTATATGAGTGTCTccataagaaagaaagaaaaagtagtTAATGTATTATATAGTTATAATGGGGTAAGAAAGTCAAAAACAAATTATAGTAGTATAAAAATAGTGAAAGTAAGTATAATAAAAATATGTGAGACCCATATAAATtagatttaaaatatttaaaataataaatttaattataaattaataaatatatgtgtgacccaaattcttattaaataaaataagacattgtttgcaagtcaagttaaaccAAATATCTTTTCTTTCtaaaagatttagtatttattattataatatatttaacatttattagtataatttatttaacctatgaatttaacttataaatgtaacacccccacacTTGAAACTGTCACCGGAGTCAaacttgaggtgttactaaacttatcttactttttaaacaactctaaaccacttattttaattttcggaataaactgtttttctacgtcatggttgcttaaaaattcatttctcgagtttcaaaactcaaaattaagatccgtaaatttttcctaaaactagactcatatatctatctactaatttttttctagaatttttgacttatccaattagtacagtttattagttaaagttacccctgtttcagaattcgactgcactggcctctacttactatgaaccacttttctctctgtaaaaaaatcatatgactataccgtttgtttctattaaaactagattcaataaggattctaaccatataaagtacaccacctaattatttttttaaaatttatggtgaatttctaaagttggaacaggggatccagaaattgctttggccctatttcaccaaaactcagataccctattaaatacaaaacctttacttgttttgcttattccatatgaaaacagacacaac
The Gossypium arboreum isolate Shixiya-1 chromosome 10, ASM2569848v2, whole genome shotgun sequence genome window above contains:
- the LOC108465730 gene encoding pentatricopeptide repeat-containing protein At1g62670, mitochondrial-like, which gives rise to MGNLNPPLLLPSIVNSGKHLSIFRSSISSSSKTIATHIQHFTKNSMSVRGNPKNFDNVDDALILFNKMIDKYPRPSLVEFNKLLGAIVRMKHYAIVVSMYSQIELLGVPHNVYSFNILVNCYCQLGHIDFGFSVLGKMLKLGVEPHVVTLSTLINGLCKEDWEYDRAVRFLRMMEDRGFAPNIVAYNTVIDCLCKKGSLNEALHLFSQVKVKGIRPDIVTFSCLIHAMYNLGQQEGATRLLNEMVDNSISLNIFTYNILIDAHCKDGKISEALDIVDTMKKQDIEPNVVTYNILVDVHCKEGKVSKAEDIVDTMIKHSIEPNVVTYGALINGHCLQNRMDKARKVFQSMIKKGCAPDISSYNIMINGYCKAKRIDKAMELFHEISQKGPTADTVTYNTLMQGMCQLGRISSACELLRKMIAFGQVPNVVTCSIFLNGLCKSNKLEEALELFQAMRNSKLELDIVSYNILIDGLCKAGHIEVGKELFHKISLNGLKPDVYTYSIMINGFCKEGLQDEAYQLFRSMGDNNCLPDSCCYNVMIQGFLQNNYTSKATQVLKEMVRKGFSADIHTAALFLELILRFDKSILI